The following DNA comes from Geobacter sp..
GCGATCGGCAGGTCACACTGGATTGCCATGTTCAGGGAGCTTCTGGCACAGCCGACCCGTTTCGAGCAGGGGGACTTTCTCGTTGCGCAACGCTGGGATAACCTGGTCATGGAAACCGGCATTGCGGCTGGAGTCGCACTCCTCTGCTGCGCCGCGATCGCTGCCTTCTACCGGGGCCTGCTGTCCGCGAGGATACTGCTTTTGGTCCTGGCAGGGCTCTTTCTCATGGATGTCTGGCGGGTTGACGACAAGTTCATGTTCACGATCAAGGTCCCCGAACATGTCCGCGGCGTTCGCACCCCGGTCATCGAATTTCTCTCCTCGATACCGAAGGAATACCGGGTGCTGCCGATGGATGGTTCCGACCCGATGCAGTTCGTCAGCAACAAGATCCCGGTGATGTTCACGTCAAATGCTGTTCAGCAGCGGCGCTGGCAGGAGTTCCTCGACGCATTCGCCTTCAACTCGGCCATGCCGGACCTGATCAACCTGAAATATCTCATCTACGACCCGGCCAAGTACCAGGCTGAAAAAGGGGCATTAGGTGAACGGTTCGTACCGGTCTACCAGTCCCCCGATGGCAGGCAGGTGGTCCTCGAAAACCGGAACGTCCTGCCGAAGGCATGGCTCGTCCCGTCCGTCGTGGAGGTTGCCGATCCGAACCAGCTCCTGGCGATGATGCAGAGCCCGGTCTTTGACCCGCGACGGATGGCGCTCGTCGAATCTCCCCCTTCGCTGCCGATGCCGCCACCTGCCCAGGCCATGCAGTTCTCGCCCGGAACGGTCCAGTTGACGGGCTATGCGGGAGACCACATAACGCTGACCGTTTCGAATGGTGCTTCGGCCTTGCTGGTGCTGGGTGAAAAGTACTATCACGGCTGGAAGGCAACCGATAACGGGCAACAGGTAGAGATCGTCCCGGTGGACCATGTCCTGCGCGGGGTCTACCTGCCGCCCGGCGACCATCGGCTGGAGTTCCTCTTCGACCCCTGGCCGTTCAAGGTCGGCAAGTACCTGACCCTCTCCTCCTTTGCCGTATTCATTGCGTTTCTCGGCTGGGAACTGCGTCGCATGATTGTGCAGCGGAGGCTGGGTGAAGGGTGAGGAGACCATCGACGAGCTGCGGCGCTACGGGCTCCGGCTGATCCAGCCCCGCGACGGCTACCGCTTTTCCCTCGACCCGCTGCTTTTGTGCGCCTTTGCCGCGAAATGCGCTGGGGAGACCGCCATTGACCTGGGGGCCGGCTGCGGGGTGATGCCGCTGGTCCTGGCCCGCCGCTACGGCATCGGCCGGGCGGTCGGGGTGGAGAGCCAGCAGCCGATGGCTGCACTGGCGGCGCGGAACGTGGTGCTGAACAGCCTCGAAGGGCGCGTTGACATCGTTGCCGACGACATTCTGCAACTGCGCCGCCGGTTTCCCGTCTCTTCCTTCGACCTGGTGGTGTCGAACCCCCCCTACCGCCGCCCCGGCACCGGCCGGGTGAGCCCCCGTCCCGGCCGCGACCTGGCCCGCCATGAATCCACGGCAGGTCTCGCCGATTTCCTCTCCGCGGCCAAGTACCTGGTGCGGCCCGGCGGCAGCATCTGCTTCATCTACCACCCGTCGCGGCTGGGCGAATTCATGGCTGCCAGCCGGGAGCTGAAGCTGGCGCCCGCACGGCTCCGGATGGTGCACGGCACCCTTGCCGCCGAGGCGCGGATGTTTCTTGTCGAACTGGTCAAGGGGCGAAAAGGAGAGCTGACGGTGGAACCGCCACTCATTATCTACGGAGACGATGGCGGCTATGGGGCTGAGGCGGAGGAGATCCTGGGGGGGTAAAAGGCGGAGGACTGGAGGACTGGAGGACTGGAGGACTGGAGGACTGGAGGACTGGAGGGGCGGCTATTCGTCTCCTGCCGGTTCGCTGGCCAGGTGGCGAGTGAAAAGCGTTGCCAGTGCCTTGCGGACGACGGGATCGCTCAATTCGGCAGTGGCCCGGTCGATCTGGGCCGTTTCTTCCGGGGTGAGACGGCGCTGTCTGCGCCGGCGCCGGGGCGTGGCCTGTGCGTCCGGACGGGCAGGATTGCCGCTCTTCAGGTAGATATCCTGGACCAGCGGTTCACCCAAGAGGGCGTTCAGCTTGCCGCGCAGGTCGGCCTTGAGGAAATTGAGCTGCTGGAGCCAGGGGGCGCTGGCAACGGTGACGGTGAGGATCCCGTTGCGGATGGCCGCCGGTTGGGCACGGGAGGCGATCTGCGGGCCGACTGCCTCGTCCCAGATCCGCCAGATCTCCGCTTCCCGGAGCCGCTGCGCTGCGGGCGTCCCCTGGAGGGCCGACGCGAGCAGCTCGCCGACCGGGGTGGGGCGACCTTTCCGCTTCCGGCCCCTAGCCACTCCGTTTCATCCTCTTGTTGATGGTCCCTCCCAGGAACTGGCCGACAAAGGCGCTGCCAAGGGTGATCGGGATGAAGTGCCAGCTGAAACCTGCTTTGACCCGCAGATAAATTATGATAGGTATGGAGATATGAACATAGAAATACCAGGCAAAGGTGAATTTCTCGCAGTTTTGACGGAGATAGCCGAAGGGCAGGTTGATGAGCAGCGCCAGGACCGTCACACCCAGCAGTTTGTACAGGGGATTCATGTCGACCTCTTCCGGCATAGTATGCTGTTTCTGCGGGGTTTGTCAATGAACCAGGTTCATGAGTGCCTCTGTCTTTGGCCGGGTTCGGCTGCCGGGCCGGTGAGGAGGTAAGCGAATGGTTGCCGATGGCGATTACGTGGCCGTGTTCCACTCCATTCACCGGGTGATGAAGGCCGAGAAACTATTGAAGGGGCTGCGGTTTGCCGTGCTGCTGATCCCGGCTCCCCGGGTCCTTTCCTCGGATTGCGGGCTGGCACTGCGCTATGCACCGGGTGACCGCGAAGCGGTGGAACGGGCCCTGGTCGATGCCTCCCTGGCGCCGGTGGAGATATTCGTCAAGCAGGGCGATACCTACGTGGCCGTGGAACCGACCGAAACATGAATCTCTGCATATTACACCTGGAGGAGTGACCGATGAAAACCCTGGATTGTCGCAACATGGCCTGTCCGCTGCCGGTGGTGAGCGTGAAACGGGCTCTGGAGGAAGCTGCCGGCGAAATGGTGCGGGTACTGCTCGATGCAGGTCCGCCGCGGGAGAATGTGACCCGCTTTGCCGTCAACCGTGGCTACGCGGTGGCTGAGGAGCCGGTGGACGGCGGCTATGCATTGACCATCGGCTCGGGTGAAAGGGCGCCACAGGTCGAGGAGGAGAAGGGGGCGAAGAGCGGCCCGACCGTGATGCTCGTTTCGTCCGACCGGATGGGGGAGGGGGCGGACGAACTGGGCCGGCTCCTGATGAAGAATTTCATCATCACCCTGCTCGATCTGGACGTGCTTCCCGACCGGATCTTCTTCGTCAATAGCGGGGTGCTGCTGACCAGCGAGGGGTCCGAGGTGCTCGACGCCCTGGAGCGGCTTGGCAACCGCGGGGTCGAGGTCTTCTCCTGCGGGGTCTGCCTCGATTTCTTCCACTGCAAGGAGAAGCTCAGGGCAGGGGCCGTCACCAATATGTTCACCATCGCCGAGAGCCTGATGAAGGCCGGACTGGTGGTAAAGCCCTGAGTCGGGGGCTGCGATCTCCCCATGGGTGCGGCGGAAGAAGAAGCGAAACGCTGTTTTTTCCATTGACAAGGGCTGACGGGAGCCCGTAAAATCGTTCAATTTTCTAGTGATCTGAAGACGGGGGGATGGGATGGCCAAGACATACAAGATAGCGGTTCTGCCGGGAGACGGGATAGGGCCGGAAGTGATGGCGGAGGCGCTCAGGGTGCTGGACGCCGTGGAAAAGAAGTATGAAGTTACGTTCGAGCGGACTCATGCCAATGTGGGTGGCGCCGGCATCGATAACGAAGGGAAGGCGCTTCCCGACACCACCGTGGCCATCTGCAAGGCCGCGGACGCCATCCTGTTCGGTTCCGTGGGGGGCCCCAAGTGGGAGACCCTGCCGCCGGACGAGCAGCCGGAGCGGGGCGCGCTGCTGCCGCTCAGAAAGATCTTCGGCCTCTACGCCAACTTGAGGCCTGCCATCATCTTTCCGTCCCTCACCGGGGCGTCGTCGCTGAAGGAAGAGGTCATTGCCGGCGGCTTCAACGTGCTGGTCGTCCGCGAGCTGACCGGTGGCATCTATTTCGCCGAGCCCAAGGGGATCGACGGCCAGGGGCGCGACCGGATCGGCTTCGACACCATGCGCTACTCGGTGCCTGAGATCGAGCGGATTACCCATGTCGCCTTCCAGGCCGCTCGCAAGCGGGGGAAAAAGATCTGTTCCATCGACAAGGCCAATGTCCTCTCCTCTTCGGTGCTCTGGCGCGATGTGGTCACCGGCATAGCCAAGGAATACCCGGATGTGGAGCTCTCCCACATGTACGTGGACAATGCCGCCATGCAGCTGGTCCGCTGGCCCAAGCAGTTCGACGTGCTGCTCTGCGAGAACATGTTCGGCGACATCCTTTCCGATGAGGCGGCCATGCTGACCGGGTCGCTGGGGATGCTGCCGTCGGCGTCGCTGGCCGAGGGGACCTTCGGCATGTACGAGCCCTCCGGCGGCTCTGCACCCGACATCGCCGGCCAGGGGATCGCCAACCCCATCGCCCAGATCCTTTCCATGGGGATGATGCTCAAGTTCTCCTTCGGCATGGTCGACGCGGCGGACGCCATCGACACGGCCGTGGCCAGGGTGCTCGACCAGGGGTACCGCACCCGTGATATTTACCAGAACAGGCCTGGGGAGAAGCTGGTGAATACTACAGAAATGGGCAATGCCATAATTCAGTGTTTAGGTTGAGGTTAAGGTCAATACAACTTTAAGAATGTCTTTTAACTACATGAGATTGTGAAAGGATTTCGTATATGAAAGTCGGAATGGTCGGTTGGCGCGGTATGGTCGGTTCGGTCCTCATGCAGCGGATGCTGGAGGAGAAGGACTTTGATCTCGGCTTCGAGCCGGTCTTTTTCACCACCTCCCAGGCGGGCCAGCCTGCGCCGATGGGTGGCGGTACCCTGAAAAAAGCGGATGACATCGAGGAGCTGAAGAAGCTCGACATCATCATCACCTGCCAGGGTGGCGACTACACCAAGGCGGTGCACCCCGAGCTGCGCAAGCAGGGCTGGAACGGCTATTGGATCGATGCGGCCTCAACGCTGCGGATGGAGGACAACGCGGTCATCATCCTCGACCCGATCAACCGCAACGTTATCGATGCGGCCCTGGCCAAGGGGCAGAAGGATTATATCGGCGGCAACTGCACGGTCAGCCTGATGCTGATGGGGCTCGGCGGCCTGTTCCGCTCCGGTCTGGTGGAGTGGATGTCGTCCATGACCTACCAGGCGGCGAGCGGCGCCGGCGCACCCAACATGCGCGAGCTCCTCTCCCAGATGGGCGTGCTGCAGGGGGTGGTTGCGGAGGAGTTGAAGGACCCCGGCTCAGCGATCCTGGAGATCGACAAGAAGGTGACCGCAACCCTGCGCGACGGTTCCATGCCGATGAAGGAGTTCGGCGGCTTCCCGCTGGCCGGCAACGTGCTCCCCTGGATCGACCGCGAGGTCGAGGACGGCCAGAGCCGCGAGGAGTGGAAAGGGTTTGCCGAGACCAACAAGATCCTCGGCACGACCACCCCGATTCCGGTGGACGGCATCTGCGTCCGGGTCGGTGCCATGCGCTGCCACAGCCAGGCGATCACCATCAAGCTGAACAAGGACCTGCCGATTGCGGAGATCGAGAGACTCATCGCCAACGACAACGAGTGGGTCAAGCTGATCCCCAACACCAAGGCCGAAACCCTTGCCGGTCTCACCCCGGCCGCGGTCTCGGGGCTTCTCACCGTGCCGGTCGGCCGGGTGCGCAAGATGAAGATGGGTCCGCAGTACGTCCAGGCCTTCACCTGCGGCGACCAGCTCCTCTGGGGTGCGGCCGAGCCGCTCAGAAGGATGCTGCGCGTCCTGATGGAGAAATAGGGAAAGCTGTAATGTATCGTGTCACAAGGCGCGGGGCTTCGGCCTCGCGCCTTGTTTGCGTTTGGATGTCTGTACCTGGCTGCGATATGAAACGAGGCCTTTCTCAACCCCCATGTCTACCTGGATATGGTGATCCTGCTCGGGTCGCTGGCCAACCAGTTCGGTGCAGAGGGGCGCTGGGCCTTCGGGTCCGGGGCCGCTGCCGCCAGCTTTGCCTGGTTCTTTTCCCTTGGCTATGGGGCGCGGCTGCTCGGCCCGCTGTTCAGCCGGGCCGGCGCGTGGCGGGTCCTGGATTCGCTGATCGCCTGTATCATGTTCGCGTTGGGGATATCGCTGCTGATGCACAACGTGAGCTGAGATGTGCCGCCTTGTCTGAAGGCGGTGCACCCAATTCTCCCTTGTCTTTACCGGCCGGTTTCGGTATCAGTAGGGGGTATTACATTCGCCGGCACCGTCATTCCCGGTTGCCGGTGCTTTCTGTGTCGTTACGAGAGGAGATTGTACACAATGGGTAAAAAACAGTGGAATATTGCCGTTGTCGGTGCCACCGGCGCCGTTGGCAGCCAGATGATCGAATGCCTTGAGGAGCGGAAATTCCCGGTGGGAATGATCAGGTTCCTCTCCAGCAGCCGCAGTGCCGGTGATGTCCTGGAATATGCCGGCAAGCCGGTCATGGTGGAGGAGTTGACCCGTAATAGCTTCGAGGGGATCGATATCGCCCTCTTTTCCGCCGGCGGCGAACGCTCCAGGGAGTTCTGTCCCGTGGCGGCGGCCGCGGGGGCGGTCTGCATCGACAACTCCAGCGCCTGGCGGATGGACCCGGACGTCCCCCTGGTCGTCCCGGAGGTGAACCCTCATGCCATTGCCCAGTATGTCAAAAAGGGGATCATCGCCAATCCCAACTGTTCTACCATCCAGATGGTGGTGGCGTTGAAGCCGCTCCACGACTTTGCCACCATCAGGCGGATCGTGGTCTCCACCTACCAGGCGGTCTCCGGCACCGGCAAGAAATCGATCGAGGAGTTGCGCAAACAGGTGGTGGAACTGCTCAACGGCCGGCCGGCACAATCATCGGTCTATCCGCACCAGATCGCCTTCAACTGCCTGCCCCAGATCGATGTCTTCGAGGAGAACGGCTACTCAAGGGAAGAGTTGAAGATGATCGATGAAACCCGCAAGATCATGGAGGCGGAGATCGGCATTACCGCCACTGCAGTCCGGGTGCCGGTCTTTTTCGGCCATAGCGAGTCGGTGAACATCGAGACGGAAAAGAAACTAACCGTTGCCAAGGCCCGCGAGCTGCTGAAAAAGGCGCCCGGCTGCAAGCTCTTGGACGACCCGGCCAAGGGGGTCTATCCCATGCCGATCCATGCGGCAGGGCAGGACCTGACCCTGGTCGGCCGCATCCGCGAGGACGCATCGGTGGAGAACGGCCTGAACCTCTGGGTGGTGGCGGACAATATCCGCAAGGGCGCGGCCACCAATGCGGTGCAGATCGCGGAGATCCTGGTGGAGAAATATCTGAAGTAGGCGCGGCCACTGTCTGCGGCCGATGAGAACAAGCCATCGTGTCGAGGAAAAGGGGTAAGCCATGAAAACGATCCTCGTTTGTGCACTCGCACTGCTTCCGTTTGTCGGCGGCGATTCGTCTGCCGGGGAGTACCGAAACACCATCACGATCTTCGTCGAGAACAAGTCGGGGTTTCCGAACCGGGTCCAGGTGCAGGATGCCGAATTGCGGGCCGAATTCCCCGAGGATTGCCGCATAGCCAGGAAAGTGTCCGCATTGTGCAAAGGGGACAGAAAACGGGTGCTCAGGCCGCCTCCGCGGGAGAACATGACCTGCGCCGTGGCACTTGCCCTGCTCGACGAGCCGCGCTGCACCTTCAAGGACCTGATCTTCGATGACTGGATCGACGGGTGGATGAAGGCCAGGTTGACCGTGCACACCAGCCGGGGCGGGCTGGGGATGGTGAAGGTGCGTGCTCTGAACAACACGGAAAGCTGGACAACGAAGCCGGGTCTGCGGGACGGCGATACCGTGGGCCACCAGTAGCCGGTCGCCATGGCACGGGGCCGGCCGTCGCCGGCCCCTCTGCCACAGCGGGAATGAGAGGGGTTGCCTGAGGATTGAGTGATCCCTGTCAGGGAAGGGGCACGGTCATTCGCCCAGCCTGAAGACACGCAGCTGGTTGGTCGTGTTCCGGGCCGCCAATGGCGCGCCCATGGTCATGATCACCATATCCC
Coding sequences within:
- a CDS encoding methyltransferase — protein: MKGEETIDELRRYGLRLIQPRDGYRFSLDPLLLCAFAAKCAGETAIDLGAGCGVMPLVLARRYGIGRAVGVESQQPMAALAARNVVLNSLEGRVDIVADDILQLRRRFPVSSFDLVVSNPPYRRPGTGRVSPRPGRDLARHESTAGLADFLSAAKYLVRPGGSICFIYHPSRLGEFMAASRELKLAPARLRMVHGTLAAEARMFLVELVKGRKGELTVEPPLIIYGDDGGYGAEAEEILGG
- a CDS encoding DUF721 domain-containing protein, whose product is MARGRKRKGRPTPVGELLASALQGTPAAQRLREAEIWRIWDEAVGPQIASRAQPAAIRNGILTVTVASAPWLQQLNFLKADLRGKLNALLGEPLVQDIYLKSGNPARPDAQATPRRRRRQRRLTPEETAQIDRATAELSDPVVRKALATLFTRHLASEPAGDE
- a CDS encoding DUF3343 domain-containing protein codes for the protein MVADGDYVAVFHSIHRVMKAEKLLKGLRFAVLLIPAPRVLSSDCGLALRYAPGDREAVERALVDASLAPVEIFVKQGDTYVAVEPTET
- the yedF gene encoding sulfurtransferase-like selenium metabolism protein YedF, with the protein product MKTLDCRNMACPLPVVSVKRALEEAAGEMVRVLLDAGPPRENVTRFAVNRGYAVAEEPVDGGYALTIGSGERAPQVEEEKGAKSGPTVMLVSSDRMGEGADELGRLLMKNFIITLLDLDVLPDRIFFVNSGVLLTSEGSEVLDALERLGNRGVEVFSCGVCLDFFHCKEKLRAGAVTNMFTIAESLMKAGLVVKP
- the leuB gene encoding 3-isopropylmalate dehydrogenase, which encodes MAKTYKIAVLPGDGIGPEVMAEALRVLDAVEKKYEVTFERTHANVGGAGIDNEGKALPDTTVAICKAADAILFGSVGGPKWETLPPDEQPERGALLPLRKIFGLYANLRPAIIFPSLTGASSLKEEVIAGGFNVLVVRELTGGIYFAEPKGIDGQGRDRIGFDTMRYSVPEIERITHVAFQAARKRGKKICSIDKANVLSSSVLWRDVVTGIAKEYPDVELSHMYVDNAAMQLVRWPKQFDVLLCENMFGDILSDEAAMLTGSLGMLPSASLAEGTFGMYEPSGGSAPDIAGQGIANPIAQILSMGMMLKFSFGMVDAADAIDTAVARVLDQGYRTRDIYQNRPGEKLVNTTEMGNAIIQCLG
- the asd gene encoding aspartate-semialdehyde dehydrogenase yields the protein MKVGMVGWRGMVGSVLMQRMLEEKDFDLGFEPVFFTTSQAGQPAPMGGGTLKKADDIEELKKLDIIITCQGGDYTKAVHPELRKQGWNGYWIDAASTLRMEDNAVIILDPINRNVIDAALAKGQKDYIGGNCTVSLMLMGLGGLFRSGLVEWMSSMTYQAASGAGAPNMRELLSQMGVLQGVVAEELKDPGSAILEIDKKVTATLRDGSMPMKEFGGFPLAGNVLPWIDREVEDGQSREEWKGFAETNKILGTTTPIPVDGICVRVGAMRCHSQAITIKLNKDLPIAEIERLIANDNEWVKLIPNTKAETLAGLTPAAVSGLLTVPVGRVRKMKMGPQYVQAFTCGDQLLWGAAEPLRRMLRVLMEK
- a CDS encoding aspartate-semialdehyde dehydrogenase yields the protein MGKKQWNIAVVGATGAVGSQMIECLEERKFPVGMIRFLSSSRSAGDVLEYAGKPVMVEELTRNSFEGIDIALFSAGGERSREFCPVAAAAGAVCIDNSSAWRMDPDVPLVVPEVNPHAIAQYVKKGIIANPNCSTIQMVVALKPLHDFATIRRIVVSTYQAVSGTGKKSIEELRKQVVELLNGRPAQSSVYPHQIAFNCLPQIDVFEENGYSREELKMIDETRKIMEAEIGITATAVRVPVFFGHSESVNIETEKKLTVAKARELLKKAPGCKLLDDPAKGVYPMPIHAAGQDLTLVGRIREDASVENGLNLWVVADNIRKGAATNAVQIAEILVEKYLK